One genomic region from Phoenix dactylifera cultivar Barhee BC4 unplaced genomic scaffold, palm_55x_up_171113_PBpolish2nd_filt_p 000046F, whole genome shotgun sequence encodes:
- the LOC103712135 gene encoding ATP synthase subunit b', chloroplastic, translating into MASTVMASSSSSATCQFLCNGRRTGHPSTIPLIPKVVVMAAKSDSRRTATTNKTSFHRRLLDSLPQKAGAIVAAAAVAASPLPALAEQMEKASLFDFNLTLPAIAVEFLLLMVALDKLYFTPLGKFMDERDAAIRRKLGDVKDTSGEVKQLEEQAAAVMRAARAEISAALNKMKKETSAELEQKLAEGRKRVEAELAEALQNLEKQKEQTIKALDSQIAALSDEIVKKVLPTA; encoded by the coding sequence ATGGCGAGCACGGTcatggcctcctcctcttcctccgccACGTGCCAATTCCTCTGCAATGGCAGAAGAACCGGACATCCCTCTACCATCCCACTCATCCCCAAAGTCGTCGTCATGGCCGCCAAATCGGATTCCCGGAGGACCGCTACCACCAATAAAACCTCCTTCCACCggcgcctcctcgactccctGCCCCAAAAGGCCGGCGCAATCGTCGCCGCCGCAGCGGTCGCAGCATCGCCGCTGCCGGCGCTGGCGGAACAGATGGAGAAGGCGTCGCTGTTCGACTTCAACCTGACCCTTCCGGCGATCGCCGTGGAGTTTCTGCTGTTGATGGTGGCGCTGGACAAGCTCTACTTCACGCCGCTGGGTAAGTTCATGGACGAGCGGGACGCGGCGATCCGCAGGAAGCTGGGGGACGTGAAGGACACGTCGGGGGAGGTGAAGCAGCTGGAGGAGCAGGCGGCGGCGGTGATGCGGGCGGCGCGGGCGGAGATCTCGGCGGCGCTgaacaagatgaagaaggagacCTCGGCGGAGCTGGAGCAGAAGCTCGCCGAGGGGCGGAAGCGAGTGGAAGCCGAGCTCGCCGAGGCGCTCCAGAATCTGGAGAAGCAGAAGGAGCAGACCATCAAGGCGCTGGACTCCCAGATCGCCGCCCTCAGCGACGAGATCGTCAAGAAAGTCCTCCCCACCGCCTGA